The following coding sequences are from one Bradyrhizobium sp. 200 window:
- a CDS encoding SDR family oxidoreductase, translating into MPPSPQKTALVTGAARGIGLATAKRFLADGWKVALLDIEGELLRGAVAGLADPDHTLALHCDVSDVNAVAAAMSEVNRRFGRLDALVNNAGVAVFAPILETSDEDWSRILQVNLTGPFLCTKAAAPLMREHGGGAIVNITSISAVRASTLRSAYGTSKAGLAHLTKQLAVELASLGIRVNAVAPGPVETAMAKQVHTPEIRADYHDAIPLNRYGLEQELAEAIFFLCSDRSSYITGQVLAVDGGFDAAGIGLPTLRGARRNG; encoded by the coding sequence ATGCCCCCCTCCCCGCAAAAAACTGCCCTCGTCACCGGCGCCGCGCGCGGCATCGGGCTTGCGACGGCCAAACGGTTTCTCGCTGACGGCTGGAAGGTCGCGCTGCTCGACATCGAGGGCGAACTGCTGCGCGGCGCGGTCGCCGGCCTCGCCGACCCCGACCATACGCTGGCGCTGCATTGCGACGTCTCCGACGTGAACGCGGTGGCGGCTGCGATGTCCGAGGTTAACCGCCGCTTCGGCCGGCTCGACGCGCTGGTCAACAATGCCGGCGTTGCGGTGTTCGCGCCGATCCTCGAAACATCAGATGAAGACTGGAGCCGGATCCTGCAGGTCAACCTCACCGGGCCGTTCCTGTGCACCAAGGCGGCCGCACCCTTGATGCGCGAACATGGCGGCGGCGCGATCGTGAACATCACGTCGATCTCGGCGGTGCGCGCCTCCACGCTGCGCTCGGCCTACGGCACCAGCAAAGCGGGGCTGGCGCATCTGACCAAACAGCTCGCGGTCGAGCTGGCTTCCCTCGGCATCCGCGTCAACGCGGTGGCGCCCGGCCCGGTCGAGACCGCGATGGCAAAGCAGGTCCACACCCCGGAAATCCGCGCCGACTATCACGACGCCATTCCGCTGAATCGTTACGGCCTCGAGCAGGAACTGGCGGAAGCGATCTTTTTCCTGTGCAGCGACCGTTCGAGCTACATCACCGGACAGGTCCTCGCCGTCGACGGCGGTTTTGATGCCGCCGGCATCGGCCTGCCGACGCTGCGCGGCGCGCGGCGGAACGGGTAA
- a CDS encoding dihydrofolate reductase family protein, translating to MAKLIMWNLMTLDGFVEGPNRDISWHSDVWGDELEQLSIEQLNAAGGLLFGRVTYELMANHWPSATGAVADFMNAAPKYVFSRTVKKSDWNNTQMFGADVPETVAKLKRESAKDLFLFGSADLAASLIPHGLIDEFRIAVNPIILGGGTPLFKPGEKVKLKLIDSRPLSAGIVILRYAPAR from the coding sequence ATGGCCAAGTTGATCATGTGGAACCTGATGACGCTGGACGGCTTCGTCGAAGGCCCGAACCGCGATATTTCCTGGCATTCCGACGTCTGGGGCGACGAACTGGAGCAACTGTCGATCGAGCAGTTGAACGCCGCTGGCGGATTGCTGTTCGGCCGGGTCACCTACGAACTGATGGCAAATCACTGGCCGAGCGCGACCGGCGCAGTTGCCGATTTCATGAATGCCGCGCCGAAATACGTCTTCTCCCGCACGGTGAAGAAATCCGACTGGAACAACACGCAGATGTTCGGCGCTGACGTTCCCGAAACCGTCGCCAAGCTGAAACGCGAGAGCGCCAAGGATCTGTTCCTGTTCGGCAGCGCCGATCTCGCTGCCAGCCTGATCCCGCACGGATTGATCGACGAGTTCCGCATCGCGGTGAACCCGATCATTCTTGGCGGCGGAACGCCGCTGTTCAAGCCCGGTGAAAAGGTCAAGCTGAAGCTGATCGACAGCCGGCCGTTATCGGCCGGCATCGTGATCCTGCGCTACGCGCCCGCACGCTGA
- a CDS encoding YciI family protein, with protein MRFMVIVKASKDTEAGVMPSTELLTAMGKFNEELVKAGVMEAGEGLHPTAKGARIKYGSGQGGVSRGPFAPSNDLVCGFWLINTKSLDEAIEWMKRAPFADGDEIEIRQVFTTEDFGEALTPELREQEERLRTQTAKK; from the coding sequence ATGCGATTCATGGTGATTGTGAAGGCCAGCAAGGATACGGAAGCCGGCGTGATGCCAAGCACGGAACTGCTGACCGCGATGGGCAAGTTCAACGAGGAATTGGTCAAGGCCGGCGTGATGGAAGCGGGCGAGGGCCTGCATCCGACCGCGAAGGGCGCGCGGATCAAGTATGGCAGCGGGCAGGGCGGCGTCAGCCGCGGTCCGTTCGCACCGAGCAACGATCTCGTCTGCGGCTTCTGGCTGATCAACACCAAGTCGCTGGACGAAGCGATCGAGTGGATGAAGCGCGCGCCATTCGCCGATGGCGACGAGATCGAGATCCGCCAGGTGTTCACGACAGAGGATTTCGGCGAAGCACTCACCCCCGAACTGCGCGAGCAGGAAGAGCGGCTGCGGACACAGACCGCGAAGAAGTGA
- a CDS encoding helix-turn-helix domain-containing protein, which produces MTDISRSGCPINLSLEVLGDKWSLLIIRDMMFGNRRHFRELLTKSEEGISSNILADRLKTLLDEKIITREDDPTHKQKGIYSLTEQGIELLPVLAQMAAWGYKYLPVSEELGIRARLLSEGGPKLWAEFMDELRDSHLGVKRRKRTGPSVGERLQAAYESVVNRK; this is translated from the coding sequence ATGACCGACATCAGCCGTTCCGGCTGCCCGATCAATCTCTCGCTGGAAGTGCTCGGCGACAAATGGAGCCTGCTCATCATCCGCGACATGATGTTCGGCAACCGGCGGCATTTTCGCGAACTGCTGACGAAGTCCGAGGAAGGCATCTCCTCCAACATTCTCGCCGACCGGCTCAAGACGCTGCTCGACGAAAAGATCATCACCCGCGAGGACGATCCCACGCACAAGCAGAAGGGAATCTATTCGCTGACGGAACAGGGCATCGAGCTGCTCCCCGTTCTCGCGCAGATGGCGGCCTGGGGTTACAAATATCTCCCCGTCAGCGAGGAGCTCGGCATCCGCGCGCGGCTGCTCAGCGAGGGCGGACCGAAACTATGGGCCGAGTTCATGGATGAATTGCGCGACAGCCATCTCGGCGTGAAGCGGCGCAAGCGAACGGGCCCGTCAGTCGGCGAGCGATTGCAGGCGGCGTATGAAAGCGTCGTGAACCGAAAATAG
- a CDS encoding histidine phosphatase family protein, translated as MNAQTNLWLIRHAPVDGPRGVIHGPDALADLGDAAAFAALKARLPEGAFAVCSPARRTRETAERLGLDAIEQAAFREQDFGAWTGRRHHEIERELGPAYRAFWKSPASNRPPGGESFVDQIARAKAGLALLPEGEAILVVHSGTIRAVLAIALDLAPEQALRFVIDPLSLTRIDRLADGWRVVAVNQRSKD; from the coding sequence ATGAACGCGCAAACAAATCTCTGGCTGATCCGCCACGCGCCGGTCGACGGACCGCGCGGAGTGATTCACGGGCCCGACGCGCTGGCCGATCTCGGCGATGCCGCAGCCTTTGCCGCGCTCAAGGCAAGACTGCCGGAAGGCGCATTTGCAGTGTGCAGCCCGGCGCGCCGCACGCGGGAGACGGCCGAGAGGCTTGGCCTTGATGCCATCGAACAGGCGGCCTTTCGCGAACAGGATTTTGGCGCGTGGACCGGACGGCGTCACCACGAGATCGAACGCGAACTCGGCCCGGCCTATCGCGCGTTCTGGAAATCGCCGGCAAGCAACCGGCCGCCCGGCGGCGAAAGTTTTGTCGACCAGATCGCGCGCGCCAAAGCAGGGCTTGCGCTGCTGCCCGAAGGCGAGGCGATCCTCGTCGTGCATTCCGGCACCATCCGCGCCGTGCTCGCCATCGCGCTCGATCTTGCGCCCGAGCAGGCACTGCGATTCGTGATCGATCCGCTGTCGCTGACACGTATCGATCGGCTTGCAGACGGCTGGCGCGTGGTTGCGGTCAACCAGCGTTCGAAAGATTAG
- a CDS encoding DUF2852 domain-containing protein, producing MAYTADVNRWRGPTEEQHYRPHMLESPWHPGWIAVTILGFIIWWPIGLALLFFTLGSRKMGCWSHQDRWQNKIERMQYKMDRMRGRMDRRGFGGFGFGPSSSGNRAFDEYRMETLRRLEEEQVEFKNFLDRLRHAKDKEEFDQFMAQHKQRPTPPNDQPQQG from the coding sequence ATGGCCTACACCGCAGATGTCAATCGATGGCGCGGCCCGACTGAAGAGCAGCACTATCGCCCGCATATGCTTGAAAGCCCCTGGCACCCCGGCTGGATCGCGGTGACCATCCTGGGCTTCATCATCTGGTGGCCGATCGGCCTTGCCCTTCTTTTTTTCACACTAGGGAGCAGAAAAATGGGTTGCTGGAGTCATCAGGATCGCTGGCAGAACAAGATCGAGCGGATGCAGTACAAGATGGACCGGATGCGCGGCCGCATGGATCGCCGCGGCTTTGGCGGCTTCGGCTTCGGCCCGTCGTCCAGCGGCAACCGCGCCTTCGACGAGTACCGCATGGAAACCCTGCGCCGTCTCGAGGAAGAGCAGGTCGAGTTCAAGAATTTCCTCGACCGCCTGCGTCATGCCAAGGACAAGGAAGAGTTCGACCAGTTCATGGCGCAGCACAAGCAGCGTCCGACCCCGCCGAACGACCAGCCGCAGCAGGGCTGA
- the cobS gene encoding adenosylcobinamide-GDP ribazoletransferase: MNEWIDDFKTAVAFLTRLPMPHPDGAMPQNFVRAHRMFPVVGALIGGAVGLLCLGLRSIGVPDLAAAALALGASAIMTGALHEDGLADVADGFGGGRNLESKLEIMRDSRLGTYGAMILLVSFAAKLAALAAIPDGYVVPSLMAAHALARGVLPAMSLNLPYARKDGLARNAGQPDATTAAIAGGSALLIALMSLSWSDALYAAVVAGLSGLAIAWLALRQIGGQTGDVLGGAEQVAETAILVLLAARLAQP; this comes from the coding sequence ATGAATGAATGGATCGACGATTTCAAAACCGCCGTCGCGTTCCTGACGCGGCTGCCGATGCCGCATCCCGATGGCGCGATGCCGCAAAACTTCGTGCGCGCGCACCGGATGTTTCCGGTAGTCGGCGCGCTGATCGGTGGCGCGGTGGGATTGCTGTGCCTCGGCCTGCGATCCATCGGCGTGCCTGATTTGGCTGCCGCAGCGCTGGCGCTGGGCGCAAGCGCCATCATGACAGGCGCGCTGCATGAGGATGGGCTGGCCGACGTCGCCGACGGATTCGGCGGCGGCCGCAATCTCGAATCGAAACTGGAGATCATGCGGGACAGCCGGCTCGGCACGTATGGCGCCATGATCCTGCTGGTGAGCTTTGCCGCGAAACTGGCGGCGCTCGCAGCGATCCCGGACGGCTATGTCGTGCCGAGCCTGATGGCCGCGCACGCGCTGGCGCGTGGCGTCCTGCCTGCGATGTCGCTGAACCTGCCTTATGCGCGCAAGGACGGACTGGCCCGCAATGCCGGCCAGCCCGATGCGACGACGGCGGCCATCGCCGGCGGGTCGGCGCTGCTGATCGCGCTGATGTCGCTGTCGTGGAGCGACGCGCTGTATGCGGCGGTGGTGGCGGGCTTGAGCGGGCTCGCCATCGCGTGGCTGGCGCTGCGGCAGATCGGTGGCCAGACCGGCGACGTGCTCGGCGGCGCCGAGCAGGTGGCCGAGACCGCGATCCTTGTCCTGCTCGCCGCAAGGCTGGCGCAGCCATGA
- a CDS encoding YciI family protein gives MRFMMLMIPLGYETAPPDVQLDPERVKAMMKYNEALKEAGVLIALDGLHPPSMGARVSFATGKPVVTDGPFTEAKEVLGGYWMIDVKSREEAIAWAKKCPASENEVIEIRQVQEMADFSEEVQQAAKGFEELQKGSAHKAR, from the coding sequence ATGCGATTCATGATGCTGATGATCCCCCTGGGCTATGAGACCGCGCCGCCGGACGTCCAGCTCGACCCTGAACGGGTCAAGGCGATGATGAAATACAACGAGGCGCTGAAGGAGGCCGGCGTGCTGATCGCGCTCGACGGTCTGCATCCGCCGTCGATGGGCGCGCGGGTTTCCTTCGCCACCGGCAAGCCTGTCGTCACCGACGGTCCCTTCACCGAGGCCAAGGAAGTGCTCGGCGGCTACTGGATGATCGACGTGAAATCGCGCGAGGAGGCGATCGCCTGGGCGAAAAAATGCCCGGCCTCCGAGAACGAGGTCATCGAGATCCGCCAGGTGCAGGAGATGGCCGATTTCTCCGAGGAAGTGCAGCAGGCGGCCAAAGGCTTCGAGGAGTTGCAGAAGGGAAGTGCACACAAGGCGCGGTGA
- a CDS encoding PAS domain-containing methyl-accepting chemotaxis protein translates to MFQFLGKSSADRALADALSRSQAVIEFGMDGTIRTANDNFLKALGYTLGEIQGKHHSMFVEPATRDSAAYREFWAALRRGEYQAAEYKRIGKGAKEVWIQATYNPVLDAGGKPVKVVKFATDITERKIKSMEDAGQIAAISRAQAVISFEMDGTIVTANEKFLSAMGYTLAEIKGKHHSMFVEQAMRDSAAYREFWARLNRGENQSAEYKRIGKGGREVWILASYNPVLDEKGKPFRVVKFATDVTREKLSTADLAGQIAAIAKSQAVIEFKMDGSIIGANQNFLRTVGYALDEIRGRHHSMFVDPSERDGAAYREFWAALGRGEYQAAEYKRLGKGGKEVWIQASYNPILDLNGKPFKVVKYATDTTAQVLVRMGNERVRGMMESVASGAEELNASVREISEAMTKSRETATTAVERVEAADAQAKRLNEAAQAMSGIVELIGNITGQINLLALNATIESARAGEAGRGFAVVASEVKNLATQAKQATDKIGQEIGNLNGISGDVVSALDSIKQAIQGVSEYVTATAAAVEEQSTVTGEMSSSMQRAAAEAKAIAQR, encoded by the coding sequence ATGTTCCAATTTCTCGGGAAGTCCTCCGCAGACAGGGCGCTTGCTGACGCCCTCAGCCGATCGCAGGCCGTGATCGAGTTCGGCATGGACGGCACCATCCGCACCGCCAACGACAATTTCCTCAAAGCCCTCGGCTACACGCTCGGTGAAATCCAGGGCAAGCATCACAGCATGTTCGTCGAGCCGGCGACGCGTGACAGCGCGGCCTATCGCGAGTTCTGGGCGGCGCTGCGCCGCGGCGAATACCAGGCCGCCGAATACAAGCGGATCGGCAAGGGGGCGAAGGAAGTCTGGATCCAGGCGACCTACAACCCGGTTCTCGATGCCGGCGGCAAGCCGGTCAAGGTAGTGAAATTTGCAACCGACATCACCGAACGCAAGATCAAGAGCATGGAGGATGCCGGCCAGATCGCCGCGATCAGCCGCGCGCAGGCGGTCATTTCGTTCGAGATGGACGGCACCATTGTCACCGCCAATGAAAAATTCCTGAGCGCGATGGGCTACACGCTCGCCGAAATCAAGGGCAAGCATCACAGCATGTTCGTCGAGCAGGCGATGCGCGACAGCGCGGCCTATCGCGAGTTCTGGGCGCGCCTCAACCGCGGCGAAAACCAGTCGGCCGAATACAAGCGGATCGGCAAGGGCGGCCGCGAAGTCTGGATCCTCGCCTCCTACAACCCGGTGCTCGACGAGAAAGGCAAGCCGTTCCGGGTGGTGAAATTCGCCACCGACGTCACCAGGGAGAAACTTTCGACCGCCGACCTGGCCGGCCAGATCGCCGCCATCGCCAAGTCGCAGGCCGTGATCGAATTCAAGATGGACGGCAGCATCATCGGCGCCAACCAGAACTTCCTCAGGACGGTCGGTTACGCGCTGGACGAGATCCGCGGCCGGCACCACAGCATGTTCGTCGATCCGTCCGAGCGCGACGGCGCGGCCTACCGCGAATTCTGGGCGGCGCTGGGCCGCGGCGAATATCAGGCCGCCGAGTACAAGCGGCTCGGCAAAGGCGGCAAGGAAGTCTGGATCCAGGCGTCCTATAATCCGATCCTCGATCTCAACGGCAAGCCGTTCAAGGTCGTCAAATACGCTACCGACACTACCGCGCAGGTGCTGGTGCGCATGGGCAACGAGCGCGTGCGCGGCATGATGGAATCGGTGGCCTCGGGCGCGGAGGAATTGAACGCCTCGGTGCGGGAAATCTCGGAGGCCATGACCAAGTCGCGCGAGACGGCGACGACCGCGGTCGAGCGGGTCGAGGCGGCCGACGCCCAGGCCAAGCGCCTGAACGAAGCGGCGCAGGCCATGAGCGGCATCGTCGAACTGATCGGCAACATCACCGGGCAGATCAACCTTTTGGCGCTGAATGCGACGATCGAATCGGCGCGCGCCGGCGAGGCCGGGCGCGGCTTTGCCGTGGTGGCGTCCGAGGTCAAGAACCTCGCCACCCAGGCCAAGCAGGCGACCGACAAGATCGGGCAGGAGATCGGAAATCTCAACGGCATCTCCGGCGACGTCGTGAGCGCGCTCGACAGCATCAAGCAGGCGATCCAAGGCGTCAGCGAATATGTCACGGCCACCGCAGCCGCGGTCGAGGAACAGAGCACCGTCACCGGCGAGATGTCGTCGAGCATGCAGCGCGCCGCCGCGGAAGCAAAGGCGATCGCGCAGCGGTAA
- the cobT gene encoding nicotinate-nucleotide--dimethylbenzimidazole phosphoribosyltransferase, whose amino-acid sequence MRFDSLDDIRTFCRDLPGGDRRFAGIAAERQQNLTKPPGSLGRLEELAIWLAQWQCRDRPRLERVTIAVFAGNHGVAARGVSAYPQDVTAQMVANFSAGGAAVNQIAKTADAELCVVPIELERPTQDFTEAAAMSPEEFLGAVDAGYRTVPDDCDLLAVGEMGIANTTAAAALCAALLGGGVARWAGRGTGVDDDGLARKCRAIDAALNFHRNILGDPLAVAAALGGRELAAIAGAVLAARQHKVPVLLDGFVATSAMLPLARLDPGALDHCRAGHVSAESGHRDLLRELKLLPLLDLNMRLGEASGAGVAILLARAALACHAGMATFTEAGVSGAGD is encoded by the coding sequence ATGCGCTTCGACAGTCTAGACGACATCCGCACCTTCTGTCGCGACTTGCCGGGCGGCGATCGGCGATTCGCCGGCATCGCCGCAGAGCGGCAACAAAATCTGACAAAGCCGCCGGGAAGCCTCGGCCGCCTTGAAGAACTCGCGATCTGGTTGGCGCAATGGCAGTGCCGCGATAGGCCGCGGCTGGAACGCGTCACCATCGCGGTGTTCGCCGGCAATCATGGCGTTGCCGCGCGGGGCGTCTCGGCCTATCCGCAGGACGTCACCGCGCAGATGGTGGCGAATTTTTCCGCAGGCGGCGCGGCCGTCAACCAGATCGCAAAGACCGCCGACGCCGAGCTTTGCGTGGTGCCGATCGAACTCGAACGGCCGACGCAGGATTTCACCGAAGCGGCAGCGATGAGCCCCGAGGAATTCCTGGGCGCAGTCGACGCCGGATATCGCACCGTGCCCGACGATTGCGATCTGCTGGCGGTCGGCGAGATGGGCATCGCGAACACGACGGCGGCGGCAGCGTTGTGCGCGGCCTTGCTCGGTGGCGGCGTGGCGCGCTGGGCCGGCCGCGGCACCGGCGTCGACGATGACGGGCTGGCGCGGAAATGCAGGGCGATCGATGCGGCGCTGAATTTCCATCGCAACATTCTCGGCGATCCGCTGGCGGTCGCGGCAGCCCTTGGCGGCCGCGAACTCGCCGCGATCGCCGGCGCCGTGCTCGCCGCGCGGCAGCATAAGGTTCCAGTGCTGCTCGACGGTTTCGTGGCGACATCGGCAATGCTGCCGCTCGCGCGCCTTGATCCCGGCGCGCTCGATCATTGCCGCGCCGGACACGTCTCGGCCGAATCCGGACACCGCGATCTCTTGCGCGAACTGAAGCTGCTTCCGCTGCTCGACCTGAACATGCGGCTTGGCGAGGCGTCAGGCGCAGGGGTCGCTATCCTGCTGGCCCGCGCCGCGCTAGCCTGCCACGCCGGGATGGCGACTTTCACCGAGGCCGGCGTCTCCGGCGCGGGCGATTGA
- a CDS encoding TetR/AcrR family transcriptional regulator → MSWRKEQRRSERGYHHGNLKEALLQAALGLIAEKGAAGFTFADAARMAGVSPAAPYRHFRDRDELLSSIAQRGFEQFEALLTQAWDDGRPDTVTAFERVGKAYLAFARNEPAFYSAMFESGLPVDANPTLMAASERAFAIIRAAAERLATMAPPGMPRPPAMMMALHIWSMSHGVASLFGRGDAARRKLPMSPEELLEAEVLIYLRGLGFPTDRRPEAKPPGPPPVPPAGGPWGTPK, encoded by the coding sequence ATGAGCTGGCGCAAGGAACAACGCCGCAGCGAGCGCGGCTACCACCACGGCAATCTGAAAGAGGCGTTGCTGCAGGCGGCGCTCGGCTTGATCGCCGAGAAAGGCGCGGCCGGCTTCACCTTTGCCGATGCCGCGCGGATGGCCGGCGTGAGCCCCGCAGCGCCGTACCGGCACTTTCGCGACCGCGATGAATTGCTGTCCTCGATCGCCCAGCGCGGCTTTGAGCAGTTCGAGGCCCTGCTGACGCAGGCCTGGGACGACGGCCGTCCGGACACGGTCACGGCGTTCGAGCGCGTCGGCAAGGCCTATCTGGCGTTTGCGCGCAACGAGCCCGCATTCTATTCGGCGATGTTCGAATCCGGCCTTCCGGTCGATGCAAACCCCACATTGATGGCCGCCAGCGAGCGCGCTTTCGCCATCATCCGCGCCGCCGCCGAGCGGCTGGCGACGATGGCGCCGCCCGGCATGCCGCGGCCGCCGGCGATGATGATGGCGCTGCACATCTGGTCGATGTCGCACGGCGTGGCCTCGCTGTTCGGCCGCGGCGACGCGGCGCGGCGCAAGCTGCCGATGTCGCCCGAGGAACTGCTGGAAGCCGAAGTGCTGATCTATCTGCGTGGCCTCGGCTTCCCGACCGACCGCCGGCCGGAGGCGAAACCACCGGGTCCGCCGCCGGTGCCGCCCGCGGGTGGTCCCTGGGGCACCCCAAAATAA
- a CDS encoding glutathione S-transferase family protein has product MSLTLHFHPLASYCWKALIALYENDIPFTPKLVDLGNPAERAALVKLWGIGKFPVLRDDARDETVPESSIIVEYLDSRYRGRTRFIPDDPARALQTRLRDRFYDLYVHLPMQKIMLDRLRPADKKDALGVEEARAQLLISYAMIEQQMANGGWAAGEDFSLADCAAAPSLFYGSMAVPFGDANRNLAAYFERLKARPSFARVVREAEPYFQMVPKES; this is encoded by the coding sequence ATGTCGCTGACGCTGCATTTCCACCCGCTGGCCTCGTACTGCTGGAAGGCGCTGATTGCGCTGTACGAGAACGACATTCCGTTCACGCCGAAGCTGGTCGATCTCGGCAATCCGGCCGAGCGCGCCGCGCTGGTGAAGCTGTGGGGAATAGGCAAATTTCCGGTGCTGCGGGATGATGCGCGCGACGAGACCGTGCCGGAATCGAGCATCATCGTCGAATATCTCGATTCCCGCTATCGCGGCCGCACCCGGTTCATCCCCGACGATCCCGCCCGCGCCTTGCAGACGCGGCTGCGCGACCGCTTCTACGATCTCTATGTGCATCTGCCGATGCAGAAGATCATGCTGGACCGGCTGCGGCCTGCGGACAAAAAGGACGCGCTCGGCGTCGAGGAAGCCCGCGCGCAATTGCTGATATCCTACGCCATGATCGAGCAGCAAATGGCAAACGGCGGCTGGGCGGCGGGCGAGGATTTCAGCCTCGCCGATTGCGCCGCCGCGCCGTCGCTGTTCTACGGCAGCATGGCGGTGCCGTTCGGTGATGCGAACAGGAACCTCGCCGCCTATTTCGAGCGGCTGAAGGCGCGTCCCTCGTTCGCGCGCGTGGTGAGGGAGGCGGAGCCGTATTTCCAGATGGTGCCCAAGGAGTCCTAA
- a CDS encoding serine acetyltransferase — MNAILSHDQLWHSIRREAESAVARDPVFGAALSSAILDHPEFAHALAHQIGARLGKSPADRARFAQLARDAFGSSPDLIDAASRDLQSIAVHDPATTALLPPLLNFKGYVALQAWRVSHWLWRERRTDLALLLQSLSSDQLQVSIHPTASIGTSVFLDHATGIIVGAFAAIGDEVTILQNVTIGRKHSEPDHAPKIGRGVYLSAGSSIIGNVSVGDYAKIGAGAVVEHDVPNGCTAIGVPARLTNCPEPMMLA; from the coding sequence ATGAATGCAATCCTCTCTCACGATCAACTCTGGCACTCGATCCGGCGTGAAGCGGAAAGCGCGGTGGCGCGCGACCCGGTATTCGGGGCGGCGCTGTCATCGGCGATTCTCGATCATCCTGAGTTCGCTCATGCGCTCGCGCACCAGATCGGCGCGCGGCTCGGCAAGAGTCCGGCGGATCGCGCGCGGTTTGCGCAGCTTGCCCGCGACGCGTTCGGCAGTTCGCCCGATCTGATCGATGCGGCGAGCCGCGATCTGCAGAGCATCGCCGTTCACGATCCCGCGACGACGGCGCTTCTGCCACCGCTGTTGAACTTCAAGGGATACGTCGCGCTGCAGGCCTGGCGCGTCTCGCATTGGCTCTGGCGCGAGCGGCGCACCGATCTGGCGCTGCTGTTGCAAAGCCTGTCGTCCGATCAGCTTCAGGTCAGCATTCACCCCACAGCATCGATCGGAACGTCGGTATTTCTCGATCACGCCACCGGCATCATCGTCGGCGCCTTCGCCGCGATCGGCGACGAGGTGACGATCCTGCAGAACGTCACCATCGGCCGAAAACATTCGGAGCCGGACCACGCTCCGAAAATCGGCAGGGGAGTTTATCTCAGCGCCGGATCAAGCATTATCGGCAATGTCAGCGTCGGCGATTACGCCAAGATCGGCGCGGGTGCGGTCGTCGAGCATGACGTGCCCAATGGCTGCACCGCGATTGGCGTGCCTGCACGGCTGACGAACTGCCCCGAGCCGATGATGCTCGCGTAG